A part of Bacillus thuringiensis genomic DNA contains:
- a CDS encoding ABC transporter permease, giving the protein MMRIKSAFLALKKRFLFSVLLLIQITFGLATITSSINVFYNLHHLNDKSSSILNVDKTYLVTFEMTTDRLQSNQFNKEKIQAVYNTIHQNKDVISYGTYEERVIEIESSNRPFQNSMITDLKHKTFHDERPTIKTIFVDENYYKMLHLPLKPEEGFSHDDFQKNSEEKTKVLMGSYFKKYFQVGDTINNQYTITGFLPENKFIVNNNTTNTYLKLDYAMIMPMSFDKFEKYEAMFLRLHQSTVLYLQKGADVKKLEESIQLKGNGGTFHLKSLGDEINEDVTLNGYSEIPQLIVGILFIVFSIVGIVVTTIVSILMRKREFGIKIAFGESKFGMFIQIVLENIIVAITGLGMSIAYFSWRYGVLLQMSKDLKEATVLDFKLDMPILFLVFLFLLLIIIVSNVIVFLFIRKLEPKTLIGGME; this is encoded by the coding sequence ATGATGAGAATAAAAAGTGCGTTCCTAGCATTAAAAAAGAGATTTCTATTTTCAGTACTTCTTCTAATACAGATTACATTTGGATTAGCAACTATAACGAGTTCAATTAATGTATTTTATAATTTACACCATCTAAACGATAAATCCAGCTCGATATTAAATGTGGATAAAACATATTTAGTTACTTTTGAAATGACGACAGATAGATTACAAAGCAATCAATTTAATAAAGAGAAAATTCAAGCGGTTTATAATACAATTCATCAAAATAAAGATGTGATTTCGTATGGTACATACGAGGAGCGAGTTATTGAAATAGAGTCAAGTAATAGACCATTTCAAAATAGTATGATTACTGATTTGAAACATAAAACGTTTCACGATGAAAGACCTACCATTAAAACAATTTTTGTAGATGAAAATTACTATAAAATGTTACATTTACCTTTAAAACCTGAAGAAGGTTTCTCGCATGATGACTTTCAAAAAAATAGTGAAGAAAAAACAAAAGTTTTAATGGGTTCTTACTTTAAGAAATATTTTCAAGTTGGGGATACAATTAATAATCAATATACAATTACAGGATTTTTGCCAGAAAATAAATTTATCGTAAATAATAATACGACGAACACATATTTGAAGTTGGATTACGCAATGATAATGCCTATGTCATTTGATAAATTTGAAAAATATGAAGCAATGTTTTTAAGACTACATCAAAGTACAGTTTTATATTTACAAAAAGGTGCAGATGTAAAGAAACTAGAAGAATCAATTCAACTTAAAGGAAACGGCGGTACGTTTCATTTAAAAAGTTTAGGTGATGAAATAAATGAAGATGTTACTCTTAACGGCTATTCTGAAATACCTCAACTTATAGTAGGAATCTTATTCATTGTATTCTCGATCGTCGGAATTGTAGTAACGACCATTGTTTCTATCTTGATGAGAAAGCGGGAATTTGGTATAAAAATAGCTTTTGGCGAAAGTAAATTTGGTATGTTTATTCAAATTGTTTTAGAGAACATTATTGTAGCAATAACTGGCTTAGGAATGTCAATAGCTTACTTTTCATGGAGGTATGGGGTTCTATTACAAATGTCGAAGGATTTAAAGGAAGCAACGGTATTAGACTTTAAATTGGATATGCCTATATTGTTTTTAGTATTTCTTTTCTTATTATTGATTATCATTGTCTCGAATGTAATTGTCTTCTTATTTATTAGAAAGCTTGAACCGAAAACATTAATAGGTGGGATGGAATAA
- a CDS encoding FtsX-like permease family protein, translated as MNLILKEIAVNKTIFIMLFIGFVLTIWPILIAMSTRDYYDEKFYDSKNGYFNYYYSVQLTNMGAINFEQFQTLVESDFKNASVITNDIRITIPDIGHVIMNGLLNKNWSPPLLKGSQIGQDEKNSVIVGKKIYKDMETIKLFNKEYTVKGVAGENTGYEYNIKIYVSLNDMPDEVKQMIQKDNTFQMIVRSNENPIKEIETFIQHMKQNNKDINAKVISEKENYEKEKNSSEAVEELLSFPYRLLCIALITSIIVSYYWIYTKKKSLSLRKALGASNVNLFIFIFSQLFLCAITASACAICIQWIFSILSENIIEFTSYSISLQSTHIVMCVFLSLTIAFILSVIPFVYVLKSEPAKALKE; from the coding sequence ATGAATCTAATATTAAAAGAAATAGCGGTGAACAAAACAATATTCATTATGTTATTTATTGGATTTGTATTGACAATATGGCCAATCCTGATCGCAATGTCGACGCGAGATTATTATGATGAGAAATTTTATGATAGTAAAAATGGTTATTTTAATTATTACTACTCTGTTCAACTTACTAATATGGGGGCAATCAATTTCGAACAATTTCAGACGTTAGTAGAATCTGATTTTAAAAACGCTAGTGTTATTACAAATGATATTCGTATTACTATTCCGGATATCGGCCACGTAATAATGAATGGTCTCCTTAATAAAAATTGGTCTCCACCTTTGCTAAAAGGTTCTCAGATAGGACAAGATGAAAAAAACAGTGTAATAGTGGGGAAGAAAATTTATAAGGATATGGAAACAATAAAATTATTTAATAAAGAATATACAGTTAAAGGCGTAGCTGGAGAAAATACTGGATATGAGTATAATATTAAAATTTACGTCTCTCTAAATGACATGCCAGATGAAGTGAAACAGATGATACAAAAAGATAATACATTCCAAATGATTGTTCGTTCTAACGAAAACCCTATCAAGGAAATAGAAACTTTCATACAGCATATGAAACAGAACAATAAAGATATAAATGCCAAAGTGATTAGTGAAAAAGAGAACTATGAGAAGGAAAAAAACTCAAGTGAAGCCGTAGAAGAGTTACTCAGTTTTCCATATAGGCTTTTATGTATAGCTTTAATTACCAGTATAATAGTAAGTTATTATTGGATTTATACGAAGAAAAAAAGTTTGTCGTTAAGGAAAGCTTTGGGAGCAAGTAATGTAAATCTTTTTATTTTTATATTTAGTCAATTATTTTTATGTGCAATCACTGCATCAGCCTGTGCAATATGCATACAATGGATTTTTAGTATTTTGAGTGAAAATATTATAGAGTTTACAAGTTATAGTATTAGTTTACAGTCTACTCATATTGTAATGTGTGTATTTCTTTCACTTACTATAGCTTTCATCCTCTCTGTAATACCATTTGTATATGTGCTTAAAAGTGAACCTGCTAAAGCATTAAAGGAGTAA
- a CDS encoding serine hydrolase domain-containing protein produces MKTAEKLDLIIKEEYKNINGMLVVQKGNVIFENYYNGHSPNDAFHIASVTKTIVSALIGICIDKGYIKSVNQKVIEFFPEYNVHSTEITVGHLLMMTAPHPFVDWQESLEELCTQEDWVKYTLNRIGNGGEIGSFKYSSAGAHLLSAIISNATGKSAREFANEYLFQLLGMREIPNYNMKEFGFDDLFGKDVKGWVHDPNGISTGGWGLTLTVKDMAKFGQLYLNEGIHNGKQILSKSWIKESTEMNQNQYGYLWWLREEAGIFSYCAMGDGGNVICCIPKLDLVVVIASEIIPNARDRWELIVKYILPGIQSNK; encoded by the coding sequence ATGAAAACTGCTGAAAAGTTAGATCTAATTATAAAAGAAGAATACAAAAATATTAATGGGATGTTAGTAGTACAAAAAGGTAATGTTATTTTTGAAAACTATTATAACGGTCACAGTCCAAATGATGCATTTCATATAGCGTCAGTCACAAAAACGATTGTTTCTGCGTTAATTGGGATATGTATAGATAAGGGCTATATAAAAAGTGTTAATCAAAAAGTAATAGAATTTTTCCCGGAATATAACGTTCATTCAACTGAAATAACAGTAGGGCATCTTCTTATGATGACAGCTCCACATCCTTTCGTAGACTGGCAGGAATCGTTAGAAGAATTATGTACACAAGAGGATTGGGTAAAATATACACTTAATAGAATAGGTAACGGCGGAGAAATTGGATCTTTTAAATATTCATCTGCAGGAGCTCATTTACTATCAGCGATCATATCGAACGCAACAGGAAAAAGCGCGCGTGAATTTGCGAATGAGTACTTATTTCAACTACTCGGTATGAGAGAAATTCCAAACTACAATATGAAGGAATTTGGATTCGATGACTTATTCGGAAAAGATGTAAAGGGATGGGTTCATGATCCAAATGGTATTTCGACGGGTGGCTGGGGACTAACGTTAACAGTTAAAGATATGGCTAAGTTTGGACAGCTGTATTTGAATGAAGGTATTCATAATGGAAAGCAAATACTATCAAAATCATGGATAAAAGAATCGACAGAAATGAACCAAAATCAATATGGTTACTTATGGTGGTTACGAGAAGAGGCTGGAATCTTTTCATACTGTGCAATGGGCGATGGTGGGAATGTGATTTGTTGTATTCCGAAGCTGGATTTGGTTGTAGTAATTGCTTCTGAAATTATACCGAATGCACGGGATAGATGGGAATTGATTGTGAAATATATTCTTCCTGGTATACAGTCAAATAAATAA